GCAGCGCGTCTTCCAGCGCCCGGAGCGTGTCGACGTCCAAGTCGTTCGTGGGCTCGTCGAGGAGCAGCAGGTTGCCGCCCGCCTGGAGCAGCTTTGCCATGTGGACCCGGTTGCGCTCGCCGCCCGAGAGGTCGCCCACCTTCTTCTGCTGGTCGCCGCCCTTGAAGTTGAAGGAGGCGACGTAGGCGCGCGAGGCCATCTGCCGGCCGCCCAGCTGGAGCTGCTCGGCGCCGCCGGAGATCTCCTCCCAGACGTTTTTCTTCCCGTCGAGCGAGTCCCGGCTCTGGTCCACGTAGGCGAGCCGCACCGTCTCCCCCACGCGGAGCGCGCCCTGATCAGGCTTCTCCTGCCCCGTGATCATGCGGAAGAGCGTGGTCTTGCCCGCGCCGTTGGCGCCGATGACGCCAACGATGCCGCCGCGCGGCAGGCTGAAGCTCAGGTCCTCGATCAGGAGCCGGTCGCCGTAGCCTTTGAAGAGGTGCTCGGCCTGGACGACCACGTCGCCCAGCCGCGGCCCCGGCGGGATGATGATTTCCGCCGCGCCGTCCCGCTCCTTGCCTCCCTCGGCGAGCAGCGTCTCGTAGGCCTGCAGCCGCGCCTTGGACTTCGCCTGGCGCGCGCGGGGAGACATGCGCACCCACTCGAGTTCACGCGCGAGGGTGAGCTGGCGCGCGGATTCCTGCTTCTCTTCCTGGGCCAGGCGCTGCTTCTTCTGGGCGAGCCAGGAGGAGTAGTTGCCCTCCCACGGGATGCCCGCGCCGCGATCGAGCTCGAGGATCCAGCCGGCGACGTTGTCGAGGAAATAGCGGTCGTGGGTGATGGCCACGACCGTGCCCGGGAAGTCCTTGAGGAAGCGCTCGAGCCAGGCGACGCTCTCCGCGTCGAGGTGGTTGGTCGGCTCGTCGAGCAGCAGCAGGTCAGGCTTCTGGAGGAGCAGCCGGCAAAGCGCCACGCGTCTGACCTCGCCGCCCGAGAGCGTCGTCACGTCGGCCTCCCCCGGCGGGCAGCGCAGGGCGTCCATGGCGATCTCCACCGTGCGGTCGAGGTCCCAGCCGTTCGCGGCCTCGATCGCGTCCTGCACGCGCGATTGGTCTTCAAGGAGCTTTTCCATGTCCGCGGGGTCCATGGGTTCGCCGAGTCGGGCGTTGATCTCGTCGAAGCGCGTGAGGAGCCCGCGCACCTCGGCCACGCCGTCCTCCACGTTCGCCCGGACATCCTTCGACGGATCAAGGTGCGGCTCCTGAGGCAGGTAGTCGGTGCGCACGCCATCGGCAGGCTTGGCCTCGCCCAGGAAGTCCTGGTCCACTCCCGCCATGATCTTGAGCAAGGTGCTCTTGCCCGCGCCGTTGGCTCCGAGCACGCCGATCTTGGCCCCGGGGTAGAACGACAGCCAGATGCCCTTGAGGATCTCGCGCTTGGGCGGGACGATCTTTCGCAGGTCTTTCATCGTGAAAATGAACTGGTGGGCCATAGGGTCTGGATTATACTGGGTGCCCCGTGGTTTTCATTGACAAACCGCCCCGGCCCCTCTATAAACAGGCCCCAACCCATGCATCCCCTGGGGCAATGACGCCACCTTCGAACCCGCCCATTTTGGCAAACCCGTCCATCCTGGCCGTCCGGAACGTCACCATGCGCTTCGGCGGCATCGTGGCGCTCGACGACGTGTCCTTCGACATGACGGCCGGCCAGATCGTGGGCCTGATCGG
The DNA window shown above is from Candidatus Methylomirabilota bacterium and carries:
- the ettA gene encoding energy-dependent translational throttle protein EttA gives rise to the protein MAHQFIFTMKDLRKIVPPKREILKGIWLSFYPGAKIGVLGANGAGKSTLLKIMAGVDQDFLGEAKPADGVRTDYLPQEPHLDPSKDVRANVEDGVAEVRGLLTRFDEINARLGEPMDPADMEKLLEDQSRVQDAIEAANGWDLDRTVEIAMDALRCPPGEADVTTLSGGEVRRVALCRLLLQKPDLLLLDEPTNHLDAESVAWLERFLKDFPGTVVAITHDRYFLDNVAGWILELDRGAGIPWEGNYSSWLAQKKQRLAQEEKQESARQLTLARELEWVRMSPRARQAKSKARLQAYETLLAEGGKERDGAAEIIIPPGPRLGDVVVQAEHLFKGYGDRLLIEDLSFSLPRGGIVGVIGANGAGKTTLFRMITGQEKPDQGALRVGETVRLAYVDQSRDSLDGKKNVWEEISGGAEQLQLGGRQMASRAYVASFNFKGGDQQKKVGDLSGGERNRVHMAKLLQAGGNLLLLDEPTNDLDVDTLRALEDALLSFAGCAVVISHDRWFLDRIATHMLAFEGDSRVEWFEGNYQDYEADRKKRLGAAADQPHRLRYKPLTR